A window of Metabacillus sp. B2-18 contains these coding sequences:
- a CDS encoding aldehyde dehydrogenase family protein: protein MVQNVGTKELELSPRLVEFLNGDKKLFINGEWVEAVSGKTFDTLNPATGEKLASVSEAGEEDIDLAVKAAREAFDNGPWSKMGTAERSRLIYKLADLIEEHKVELAQLETLDNGKPIRETANADIPLAIEHFRYFAGWATKIVGQTIPVQGNYFNYTRHEAVGVVGQIIPWNFPLLMAAWKLGAALATGCTIVLKPAEQTPLSALYLGKLINEAGFPKGVVNIVPGFGQTAGSPLVNHPLVDKVAFTGSTAVGKAIMRQASESLKRVTLELGGKSPNIILPDADLSKAVPGSLMGIMFNQGQVCCAGSRLYVQKKQYDNVVADLVSLTKDISQGNGLLEATTMGPLISAQQQNRVKGYIDKGIEEGAEVLAGGNIPFEQGYFVAPTIFADVNNSMTIAKEEIFGPVVAAMPFDDLDDLVDKANDSNYGLAAGVWTQDIKKAHYIAHRIKAGTVWVNCYNAFDAASPFGGYKQSGIGREMGSYALENYTEVKSVWVNMD from the coding sequence ATGGTACAAAACGTAGGAACAAAAGAACTAGAATTGAGCCCTAGATTAGTTGAATTTTTAAATGGGGACAAAAAGCTTTTTATTAATGGAGAATGGGTAGAGGCAGTAAGTGGTAAAACATTTGATACATTAAACCCGGCAACTGGTGAGAAACTAGCATCTGTTTCTGAAGCAGGGGAAGAGGACATTGATTTAGCTGTGAAAGCTGCTAGAGAAGCATTTGACAATGGTCCATGGTCGAAGATGGGAACTGCTGAAAGAAGTCGTTTAATTTATAAATTAGCTGACTTAATTGAAGAACATAAAGTAGAGCTTGCACAGTTAGAAACACTAGATAATGGTAAACCGATTCGCGAAACTGCAAACGCAGACATTCCATTAGCAATTGAACATTTTCGTTATTTTGCAGGTTGGGCTACAAAGATTGTAGGACAAACAATTCCTGTACAAGGAAACTATTTCAATTACACACGTCATGAAGCAGTTGGGGTAGTTGGACAGATCATTCCTTGGAATTTCCCATTGTTAATGGCTGCCTGGAAGCTTGGTGCTGCGCTTGCAACAGGATGTACAATTGTCCTTAAGCCGGCAGAACAAACACCTTTATCTGCACTATATTTAGGGAAATTAATTAATGAAGCTGGCTTCCCTAAAGGTGTTGTTAATATCGTTCCAGGCTTCGGTCAAACAGCTGGTTCACCATTAGTAAATCATCCGTTAGTAGACAAAGTAGCTTTCACAGGTTCAACAGCTGTTGGTAAAGCAATTATGAGACAGGCAAGTGAATCATTAAAACGTGTAACTCTTGAGCTTGGCGGGAAATCACCTAATATTATCTTACCTGATGCTGATCTTTCGAAGGCTGTACCTGGTTCTTTAATGGGAATTATGTTTAATCAGGGTCAAGTATGTTGTGCGGGTAGCCGTCTTTATGTACAGAAAAAACAATACGATAATGTTGTTGCAGATTTAGTATCCCTAACAAAAGATATCTCTCAAGGTAATGGATTATTAGAAGCAACAACAATGGGACCTCTCATTTCAGCACAACAGCAAAATCGTGTAAAAGGATACATTGATAAAGGAATTGAAGAAGGAGCAGAAGTTCTAGCTGGAGGTAATATTCCATTTGAACAAGGTTATTTCGTAGCTCCTACCATTTTCGCCGATGTTAATAATTCAATGACGATCGCAAAGGAAGAAATCTTCGGACCAGTTGTTGCTGCGATGCCGTTTGATGACTTAGATGATCTTGTTGACAAAGCAAATGACTCTAACTATGGTCTAGCAGCTGGTGTTTGGACACAAGATATTAAAAAAGCACACTACATTGCACACCGTATTAAAGCAGGAACTGTATGGGTAAACTGCTACAACGCATTTGACGCAGCAAGTCCTTTTGGCGGATATAAGCAATCAGGTATCGGCCGTGAAATGGGAAGCTATGCATTAGAAAATTACACAGAAGTAAAAAGTGTTTGGGTAAATATGGATTAA
- a CDS encoding sigma-54-dependent transcriptional regulator: MISILIIDDEVEIGYFLSRLFQSKGYQVKVVNSGKEFSEIDFSLEQFHVAMIDLKLPDANGLTLLQNLKQVQPTCKVMIMTGYSTIKTAVDAIKLGASDYIEKPFDDIDLLEKQVEKLLGSTCFSNQHHIEKIARESGLIVGNSRAMNQLIQTAAKVAGKPVNILIEGETGTGKEVLSRFLHQASDRHQESFIGVNCGALSENLLESELFGHEKGSFTGATQHRKGLFEIASNGTLFLDEIAEASYAIQVKLLRVLETREFMRVGSESILRTKTRLIAATNEDLKEAVKQKKFREDLFYRLNVVHLKIPPLRERKEDIPLLVQHLLQRTGTALSFSNSAIDLLQSYDWPGNIRELSNFVTRAVMLADPHATIIQAGDLPINHQTKSQVITSNTDKQESNLESYLKTWLTETLTTFEQKDEVKLDEVLAQVKELESQVGKSFIIRTLKDTHGNRKEAAKRLQITMRKLRYLLNEKT, from the coding sequence ATGATTTCGATTTTAATTATTGACGATGAAGTGGAAATTGGTTACTTTTTATCTCGTCTTTTTCAGTCTAAAGGATATCAGGTTAAGGTCGTTAATAGTGGAAAGGAATTTTCTGAAATTGACTTTTCGTTAGAGCAATTTCATGTTGCTATGATTGACCTGAAATTACCGGATGCAAATGGTCTTACACTATTGCAAAATCTAAAACAAGTTCAACCCACATGTAAAGTAATGATCATGACAGGATACAGTACCATTAAGACTGCTGTCGATGCGATTAAACTAGGTGCGAGTGATTATATAGAAAAGCCTTTTGACGATATTGATTTATTAGAAAAGCAGGTAGAAAAATTGCTAGGATCTACCTGTTTTTCGAATCAACATCATATCGAAAAGATAGCCCGTGAATCAGGACTTATTGTTGGAAATAGTAGGGCAATGAATCAGCTTATTCAAACAGCTGCCAAGGTTGCTGGAAAACCGGTAAATATTTTAATTGAGGGTGAAACAGGTACAGGGAAAGAAGTCTTATCACGCTTTTTACATCAAGCAAGTGATCGGCATCAAGAATCTTTTATTGGTGTAAACTGTGGTGCACTCTCTGAAAACTTACTAGAGAGTGAATTATTTGGTCATGAAAAGGGTTCCTTTACTGGCGCTACCCAGCATCGAAAAGGATTATTTGAAATTGCCAGCAACGGAACCTTATTTTTGGATGAAATAGCTGAAGCATCTTATGCGATTCAGGTAAAACTACTTCGGGTTCTTGAAACAAGGGAGTTTATGCGGGTTGGTAGTGAGAGCATCCTTCGAACCAAGACTAGGTTAATAGCGGCAACGAACGAAGATCTAAAAGAAGCTGTTAAACAAAAGAAATTCAGAGAAGATTTATTTTATCGTTTAAATGTTGTTCATCTGAAAATACCGCCATTACGTGAGCGGAAGGAGGATATTCCACTCCTTGTTCAGCATTTACTGCAACGAACTGGCACGGCACTCTCATTTTCTAATTCTGCGATAGACTTATTACAATCATATGATTGGCCGGGAAATATAAGAGAGTTATCAAACTTTGTTACAAGAGCAGTTATGTTAGCTGATCCTCATGCTACCATTATTCAGGCCGGTGATTTACCAATAAATCACCAAACTAAAAGTCAAGTGATAACCTCTAATACAGATAAACAAGAAAGTAATTTGGAAAGTTACTTAAAAACATGGCTGACAGAAACATTGACTACGTTTGAACAAAAAGACGAAGTTAAGCTAGATGAGGTGCTGGCCCAAGTAAAAGAATTAGAATCACAGGTTGGTAAATCGTTTATTATAAGAACATTAAAAGACACGCATGGAAACAGGAAAGAAGCTGCAAAACGACTGCAAATTACAATGAGAAAGCTGAGATATTTGTTAAACGAAAAAACGTAA
- a CDS encoding GNAT family N-acetyltransferase has product MKIRALKKEETPPIQLLLLADPSVSIIEDYLNRGMCFVAENQENMVIGVLVLLPTRPHSVELANISVSEDYRGKGVGKLLIKHAISVAREKLFKVMEVGTGNSSIDQIAFYQKCGFRLTGVDFDFFVKHYDEPIYENNIQCRDMVRFTLDIE; this is encoded by the coding sequence ATGAAAATTAGAGCCCTAAAAAAGGAAGAAACACCGCCAATACAATTATTATTACTTGCGGATCCTTCAGTATCAATAATTGAAGATTACCTTAACCGGGGAATGTGCTTTGTTGCTGAAAATCAGGAGAACATGGTCATAGGAGTTTTAGTGCTACTTCCAACAAGACCACATTCCGTGGAGTTAGCGAATATTTCTGTTTCAGAGGATTACCGAGGAAAAGGTGTTGGAAAGTTATTGATAAAGCATGCTATTTCCGTAGCTAGAGAAAAATTATTTAAAGTCATGGAAGTTGGAACTGGAAATTCTAGCATAGATCAAATTGCCTTTTATCAAAAATGTGGATTTAGACTAACAGGCGTTGACTTTGATTTTTTCGTCAAACATTATGATGAACCGATATATGAAAATAATATCCAATGCAGAGATATGGTGCGCTTTACTTTGGATATTGAATAA
- a CDS encoding sensor histidine kinase: protein MLEDKNEMIALLTGVESSKKSYYTELKKTVDMLQKKNMQLEIMNEVMKSIKIDMTLEEILSNMVDKLKSIIQFDRLSFFLLQNVSLTLINVFPENTSTIERGIDLPRDNSLYWMALTKRQVMFQQLEYPTWNFNELEFLRNLKLNSILVVPIYSKNKEIGVICIGRCFHEHWHSEDIAFLEQLADHLAVSIENTQLYNEVLRSKQEWENTFKAVDDMIIIFDKHVNVIQMNDSVRHFLKTHHHKDNLLLEQHYKRLANKTFQTEKASYQEIHFEDQSTFELYTYPVYNNKNFVYGVIAYVKDVTEKRKMEVQLLHSGKLAAIGEMAAGVAHELNSPLTAILGNSQLLLRNVKEDDDSFTLLRDIKTCGVRCKDIIKSLLAFSRQEEYTFQSFHINDAVKQVLNLLKYQLKKNQINVITNLYEDLPMIEGSQQQIEQIIINLLLNAKDAVEVIVKDDKEIEIMTSLENQSVKVSVRDNGIGIEQERLSKIFHPFHTTKEAEKGTGLGLSVSIGIAKTHGGSIDVISEVNKGSTFQLVLPLQPLTKTEVSV from the coding sequence TTGCTTGAAGATAAAAACGAGATGATTGCCCTGTTAACAGGTGTTGAATCTTCCAAGAAAAGCTATTATACAGAACTTAAGAAAACAGTCGATATGTTACAAAAGAAAAATATGCAACTTGAAATAATGAACGAAGTAATGAAGAGTATTAAAATTGATATGACACTAGAAGAGATTTTAAGTAATATGGTTGATAAATTAAAAAGTATTATTCAATTTGATCGATTAAGCTTTTTTCTTCTCCAAAATGTAAGCCTTACTTTAATTAACGTTTTTCCAGAAAACACTTCTACCATTGAACGTGGGATAGACTTACCTCGTGATAACTCTCTTTACTGGATGGCTTTAACTAAACGGCAAGTTATGTTTCAGCAGTTAGAATATCCAACCTGGAATTTTAATGAACTAGAGTTTTTAAGAAACCTAAAGCTAAACAGCATTCTCGTTGTGCCTATTTATAGTAAAAACAAGGAAATCGGTGTAATCTGTATAGGTCGTTGTTTTCATGAACATTGGCATTCAGAGGACATAGCATTTCTTGAGCAGCTTGCCGATCATTTAGCAGTTAGTATAGAAAATACCCAATTATATAATGAGGTATTAAGGTCAAAGCAAGAGTGGGAGAACACATTTAAAGCAGTTGACGATATGATCATTATTTTTGATAAACATGTAAATGTTATTCAAATGAACGACTCGGTTAGGCACTTTTTGAAAACCCATCATCATAAAGATAATCTTCTACTAGAGCAACACTATAAAAGACTCGCTAATAAAACGTTTCAAACAGAAAAAGCCAGTTATCAAGAAATTCATTTTGAGGACCAATCCACCTTTGAACTTTACACATATCCCGTTTATAACAATAAAAACTTTGTATACGGAGTTATTGCCTATGTAAAAGATGTAACAGAAAAACGAAAAATGGAGGTGCAATTACTTCATTCGGGAAAATTGGCTGCAATTGGGGAAATGGCAGCAGGAGTAGCTCATGAACTAAATAGTCCACTCACTGCAATCTTAGGAAATTCACAGCTTCTATTAAGAAATGTAAAGGAAGACGATGATTCTTTTACTCTTTTACGAGATATTAAAACATGTGGAGTTCGTTGTAAAGACATTATTAAAAGTTTACTAGCTTTCTCCAGACAAGAGGAGTATACATTTCAATCTTTTCATATAAATGATGCGGTGAAACAGGTGTTAAATTTATTAAAATATCAGTTGAAAAAAAATCAAATAAACGTTATCACAAACTTATATGAAGATCTTCCAATGATCGAAGGAAGTCAGCAGCAAATTGAACAAATTATTATTAATCTGCTACTAAATGCAAAAGATGCAGTAGAAGTGATAGTAAAAGATGATAAAGAAATTGAAATTATGACATCACTTGAAAATCAATCAGTTAAGGTCTCGGTCCGTGACAATGGTATTGGCATAGAACAAGAACGCTTATCAAAAATTTTCCATCCTTTTCATACAACAAAAGAAGCTGAAAAAGGAACTGGTTTAGGCTTATCAGTAAGCATAGGAATCGCTAAAACACATGGTGGAAGTATTGATGTAATAAGTGAAGTAAACAAAGGCAGTACTTTTCAACTCGTGTTGCCACTTCAACCATTAACTAAAACTGAGGTGAGTGTATGA
- a CDS encoding iron-containing alcohol dehydrogenase, with protein sequence MKISKFVTPEIIFGKNSIKQAGEACLRLGAKKVLIVSDQGVAAAGWLEKVVNLCKESCLPFAIYTDITIDPKDTEVINGSRLYIENECDAIIGVGGGSALDVAKAIAIVATNGGEIKDYEGIDKIVHPLPPMIMIMTTAGSGSEVSQFSVIVDSTRKKKMTIISKSLVPDIAIIDPLTLMTKDSSLTAATGMDVLTHAIEAYVSIAATPLTDVQAKNALSLVATYLRPSVASKTNEEAKEAMAMASLQAGLAFSNAILGAAHAISHAIGGRFPLPHGEINAILLPYVMDFNFIAAPKRFTDMAGCIGIDTRAFTQKEAGNAAIQYVRELSADIGIPKQLREVGISQDMITSICQTALEDACMITNPRDMNLEQMKQLLHQVL encoded by the coding sequence ATGAAAATATCAAAATTTGTAACACCCGAAATTATTTTCGGTAAAAACTCGATTAAACAAGCGGGTGAGGCATGTTTACGCCTTGGTGCAAAAAAGGTATTAATTGTGAGTGATCAAGGAGTTGCGGCAGCTGGCTGGCTAGAAAAAGTTGTTAATCTTTGTAAAGAATCTTGTCTTCCTTTTGCCATATATACAGATATTACGATTGATCCTAAGGATACAGAAGTGATTAACGGATCCCGACTTTATATAGAAAACGAATGTGATGCCATTATTGGTGTTGGTGGAGGAAGCGCATTAGATGTGGCAAAGGCTATTGCCATTGTGGCAACAAATGGAGGAGAAATTAAGGATTATGAAGGAATTGATAAAATCGTCCATCCTTTGCCGCCTATGATCATGATTATGACTACAGCGGGATCTGGGTCGGAAGTTTCTCAGTTTTCTGTCATAGTGGATTCAACTCGAAAAAAGAAAATGACAATTATTTCGAAATCACTTGTACCAGACATTGCCATTATAGATCCGCTTACTTTAATGACAAAAGATAGCAGTTTAACGGCTGCAACTGGTATGGATGTTTTAACTCATGCTATTGAGGCTTATGTGAGTATCGCAGCCACACCATTAACAGATGTACAAGCGAAGAATGCATTATCCCTTGTGGCGACTTATCTAAGACCTTCTGTTGCATCAAAAACAAATGAAGAGGCAAAGGAAGCAATGGCGATGGCTAGCTTACAAGCAGGACTTGCTTTTTCTAATGCGATTTTAGGAGCGGCACACGCTATTTCTCATGCAATTGGTGGAAGGTTTCCGTTACCTCATGGTGAAATAAATGCAATACTTTTACCATATGTGATGGATTTTAATTTTATTGCTGCACCAAAACGGTTTACAGATATGGCAGGGTGCATAGGAATTGATACAAGAGCGTTTACCCAAAAAGAAGCTGGAAATGCAGCAATCCAATATGTAAGAGAGTTATCGGCTGATATCGGAATTCCAAAGCAATTAAGAGAGGTTGGAATTTCACAAGATATGATTACATCTATCTGTCAAACTGCATTAGAAGATGCATGTATGATAACAAATCCTCGTGATATGAATCTTGAACAAATGAAGCAGTTATTACATCAGGTTTTGTAA
- a CDS encoding DinB family protein, with protein MNFHLNEAIEVLSRTPKTLEHFLSGLSDQWLHCNEGEGTWNASEIVEHLIEAELHNWIPRLESILHDGKNKHFPSFDRFSHLTKPESTIEEKLLTFIQLRETNLEKLKELINPHHHLEIEGTHPAFGVVKIRELLSTWVVHDLTHISQIVRVMAKRYYDDVGPWKEYLGVLKK; from the coding sequence ATGAATTTTCATTTGAATGAAGCAATCGAGGTATTATCGAGAACACCAAAGACATTGGAGCATTTTTTATCTGGACTTTCTGATCAATGGCTGCATTGTAATGAAGGGGAAGGAACGTGGAATGCTTCTGAAATTGTTGAACATTTAATTGAAGCTGAACTACATAATTGGATTCCCAGATTAGAATCTATTCTACATGATGGAAAGAACAAGCACTTTCCTTCATTTGATCGTTTTTCACATTTGACTAAGCCTGAAAGTACAATTGAAGAAAAACTATTAACTTTTATCCAACTAAGAGAAACAAATCTTGAAAAATTAAAAGAACTTATTAATCCTCATCATCACCTAGAAATCGAAGGGACACATCCCGCTTTCGGTGTGGTCAAAATAAGAGAGCTTCTTTCAACCTGGGTTGTTCATGATCTTACACATATTTCGCAAATCGTTAGAGTAATGGCAAAGAGGTATTATGATGACGTTGGCCCTTGGAAGGAATATTTGGGAGTATTAAAGAAATAG
- a CDS encoding nucleoside deaminase produces the protein MIDHTFYMTEALKEAEEAGKRGDRPIGAVIVHDGKIISRGSNRISTLENEVAHAEINAIHSCAAYLKKHAENCTIYTTVEPCMMCLTTIVMANIRHVVFAVKDNYLQMEDFIESVPYVKKRLYTYESGILSSESERIIKKYSPFMAEIIFNGRKPS, from the coding sequence GTGATTGATCATACTTTTTATATGACTGAAGCTTTAAAAGAAGCGGAAGAAGCAGGAAAACGCGGAGATCGGCCAATTGGGGCTGTGATCGTTCATGATGGAAAAATCATTTCGCGAGGCTCCAATCGGATAAGCACATTAGAAAACGAAGTGGCACACGCTGAAATAAATGCGATCCATAGCTGTGCAGCCTATTTAAAAAAACATGCTGAAAACTGTACAATCTACACAACTGTTGAACCTTGTATGATGTGTTTAACAACTATTGTTATGGCAAATATACGCCATGTTGTGTTTGCTGTTAAGGATAACTATTTGCAAATGGAAGACTTTATAGAATCTGTTCCTTATGTCAAAAAGAGATTGTATACATATGAAAGTGGCATTTTATCTAGTGAATCTGAACGAATTATTAAAAAATACTCACCTTTTATGGCAGAAATTATTTTTAATGGGCGGAAGCCGTCTTAA
- a CDS encoding alpha/beta-type small acid-soluble spore protein, with the protein MANNSNNLVVPGAEHSLDQMKVEIANEFGVDLGGETTSRANGSVGGEITKRLVSMAQQQLG; encoded by the coding sequence ATGGCAAATAACTCAAATAACTTAGTCGTACCTGGAGCTGAACATTCACTTGACCAAATGAAGGTGGAAATCGCAAATGAATTCGGTGTAGACCTTGGCGGTGAAACAACTTCACGTGCAAACGGATCTGTTGGTGGAGAAATAACAAAACGCCTTGTTTCAATGGCGCAACAACAATTAGGTTAA
- a CDS encoding DUF421 domain-containing protein, with translation MEWDFIWKAILIVLVGTVLLRVAGRKTISQMTLAETVLMVGIGSLLIQPVAGKNVWTTFLIGGILVGTLLVMELLQMKSDKFEKAITGKAKIIIDNGNLNEQNLKKLRLSVDQLEMMLRQNSISKISDVKWATLEPNGQLGYELKQEAQPVTKKDFDDFKQTIVNLIPSNAQLTHINEILSLMNNNTKPESKEDIFAEVKHKRHKEAPPKHLQ, from the coding sequence ATGGAATGGGATTTTATTTGGAAAGCCATTCTCATCGTTCTGGTTGGAACAGTTTTGTTGAGAGTTGCAGGAAGAAAAACAATTTCTCAAATGACGTTGGCTGAGACAGTATTAATGGTTGGTATCGGTTCTCTACTTATTCAGCCTGTTGCGGGTAAAAATGTTTGGACGACATTTCTAATAGGAGGAATACTAGTTGGGACTCTTTTAGTTATGGAACTTCTTCAAATGAAATCAGACAAATTTGAAAAGGCTATTACAGGTAAGGCGAAAATTATCATTGATAACGGAAATTTAAATGAGCAAAATCTTAAAAAACTTAGATTATCTGTAGATCAACTAGAAATGATGCTTCGCCAAAATAGTATTTCGAAAATCAGTGATGTAAAATGGGCAACGTTGGAACCAAATGGCCAATTAGGCTATGAGTTAAAACAAGAAGCACAGCCTGTTACAAAGAAGGATTTTGACGATTTTAAACAAACAATTGTTAACTTAATTCCTAGCAATGCTCAACTTACTCATATAAATGAAATTTTAAGCTTAATGAACAATAATACAAAGCCAGAAAGTAAAGAGGACATTTTTGCTGAAGTTAAACATAAACGACATAAAGAAGCTCCTCCAAAGCACTTACAATAA